One genomic region from Phycisphaerales bacterium encodes:
- a CDS encoding methyltransferase domain-containing protein, giving the protein MNHAHAASATTLLDQLGGLHDASRLRLLVLLDAHELAVGELAAAIQSPQSTVSRHLKRLMESGWIQRRSVGPQALYRRTSTEREGHAKQLWAATVGTLADEPTHTEDLRRVREILAQRHIDTRAYFGATGGDWADVRDRLFGSTIVDAWFPAMLDPSWTVADLGCGTGQLASVIAPWVSRVEAVDREPAMLNAARKRLSGVQTVRFHEADMRSLPIDEGSVDLAILSLVLHHVEEPRDAIEAGVRLLKPGGRFLVIDMVAHDRVEYRDTMGHLHLGFDDSSMRSLMQAAGIEMQRYVLLRPDPEAMGPGLFAATATL; this is encoded by the coding sequence ATGAACCACGCCCACGCAGCTTCCGCAACGACGCTGCTTGATCAGCTCGGTGGTCTTCATGACGCGTCCCGTTTGCGGCTCTTAGTGCTGCTTGATGCACATGAACTCGCTGTTGGCGAGTTGGCTGCAGCCATTCAGTCACCACAATCAACTGTGTCAAGACACTTGAAGCGACTCATGGAGTCTGGGTGGATTCAACGTCGCAGTGTTGGGCCCCAGGCTTTGTATCGGCGAACGAGCACCGAACGTGAAGGGCATGCAAAGCAATTGTGGGCAGCCACGGTTGGCACACTCGCTGATGAACCAACCCATACCGAAGATCTGCGTCGAGTCAGAGAAATCCTCGCACAGCGGCATATTGACACGCGAGCCTACTTTGGGGCAACCGGTGGCGATTGGGCTGACGTCCGGGACCGGTTGTTTGGAAGCACCATTGTGGATGCTTGGTTCCCGGCCATGCTTGATCCAAGTTGGACTGTGGCCGATCTTGGCTGCGGCACAGGTCAACTTGCATCGGTCATTGCGCCTTGGGTGTCTCGAGTCGAAGCCGTTGATCGCGAGCCCGCGATGCTGAATGCGGCTCGGAAGAGATTGTCGGGCGTTCAAACGGTTCGCTTTCACGAAGCAGATATGCGTTCGTTACCGATTGATGAGGGCTCGGTTGACTTGGCCATTCTTTCGCTGGTGCTGCATCATGTTGAAGAGCCACGCGATGCGATTGAAGCGGGTGTTCGGTTGTTGAAGCCGGGCGGTAGATTTCTGGTGATCGACATGGTCGCGCACGATCGGGTTGAGTACCGCGACACGATGGGGCATCTTCATTTGGGTTTCGACGATTCATCAATGCGAAGCCTGATGCAGGCTGCCGGGATCGAGATGCAGCGTTATGTGCTGCTGCGGCCAGATCCCGAGGCGATGGGCCCTGGGTTGTTTGCGGCAACAGCGACTTTGTAG
- a CDS encoding serine/threonine-protein kinase, translating to MAAPRKIAGFNVLAKIGEGARSTIYAVQDSKSKQVWALKHVELREEKDDRFLEQVQREFRIGSKLDHPAIRKLQKIVKSRKMFKIQSMALIMELIDANTLDQQLPRSYGKACSVFVQVAEALGHMHERGYVHADMKPTNVLITEQEMVKVIDLGQACPIGTVKKRIQGTPGYMAPEQASREAIDQRTDIFNLGAMMYWVLVREVIPTAMPPSGGDASMLSTLDVADVPDPIPPHEANPMIPKTLSNLILDCVDKDRAKRPDSMEEVIHRLKKRSAPPDPSSSADAG from the coding sequence ATGGCTGCCCCAAGAAAGATTGCTGGGTTCAACGTTCTGGCCAAGATTGGCGAAGGCGCAAGGTCCACAATCTACGCTGTGCAGGATTCCAAGAGCAAGCAGGTCTGGGCTCTCAAGCACGTCGAGTTGCGAGAAGAGAAGGATGACCGTTTTCTCGAACAGGTGCAACGCGAATTTCGCATTGGGTCAAAACTTGACCATCCGGCCATTCGCAAACTGCAGAAGATCGTCAAATCACGGAAGATGTTCAAGATTCAGAGTATGGCCTTGATCATGGAATTGATCGATGCGAATACGCTCGATCAACAACTCCCACGTTCGTACGGCAAGGCTTGTAGCGTGTTCGTACAGGTTGCTGAGGCACTTGGGCATATGCATGAACGTGGCTATGTGCACGCAGATATGAAGCCGACCAACGTGCTTATCACCGAACAGGAGATGGTGAAGGTCATTGACCTCGGCCAGGCGTGCCCAATCGGTACCGTCAAGAAACGAATTCAAGGAACGCCTGGGTACATGGCCCCAGAGCAGGCCTCTCGAGAGGCCATTGACCAGCGGACCGACATATTCAACCTCGGCGCGATGATGTATTGGGTGCTTGTTCGCGAAGTTATTCCAACCGCGATGCCGCCATCTGGTGGCGATGCGTCGATGCTTTCAACCCTGGATGTGGCTGATGTGCCAGACCCGATCCCGCCGCACGAGGCCAACCCGATGATTCCAAAGACGCTTTCGAATCTCATTCTTGACTGTGTTGACAAGGACCGCGCCAAACGACCGGACAGCATGGAGGAAGTCATCCATCGGCTCAAGAAGCGGTCTGCACCACCAGATCCTTCGAGCAGTGCCGATGCAGGATGA
- a CDS encoding ATP-dependent Clp protease proteolytic subunit, with amino-acid sequence MSQLIPIVIEKEGRGERAYDIYSRLLKDRIVFLAGPVTDASTNLIVAQMLFLANEDPEADINLYITSPGGSVTAGLGVIDTMNFIPCDVATFIIGQAASMGSLIACSGAPGKRCSLPNSKNLMHQPLLGGVLEGQATDLEIEAREILRLREVLYGIYADATGKTVKQVGKDCERNFWLDAPQMEKYGLVDRVIDRLIPENPAAEKK; translated from the coding sequence ATGTCCCAGTTGATCCCCATCGTCATTGAAAAAGAAGGTCGCGGCGAGCGTGCCTATGACATCTACTCGCGGCTTCTCAAGGACCGCATTGTCTTCCTCGCCGGTCCAGTGACCGACGCCTCGACGAATCTGATCGTCGCGCAGATGCTCTTCCTCGCGAACGAGGACCCCGAGGCCGATATTAATTTGTACATCACCTCGCCTGGCGGCAGTGTGACGGCAGGGCTCGGTGTCATCGACACGATGAACTTCATCCCCTGCGATGTCGCAACCTTCATCATCGGTCAGGCTGCGTCAATGGGCTCGCTCATAGCCTGCTCGGGCGCTCCGGGGAAGCGTTGCTCGCTGCCCAATTCCAAGAACCTGATGCATCAGCCGCTGCTCGGTGGAGTGCTTGAAGGGCAGGCGACAGATCTCGAAATCGAAGCCCGCGAAATACTGCGACTACGTGAGGTGTTGTATGGCATCTACGCTGATGCAACAGGCAAGACGGTCAAGCAAGTCGGCAAGGATTGCGAACGAAACTTCTGGCTCGATGCTCCTCAGATGGAAAAGTATGGGCTTGTTGATCGAGTGATTGATCGCTTGATTCCGGAAAATCCGGCCGCCGAGAAGAAGTGA
- a CDS encoding (2Fe-2S)-binding protein, producing MQDDDQVCLCFHVTQRKLRAYLRRECPKVASQLTDCLGAGTGCGWCRPFLEQLHRQWEAGEDIGLDVRPPNYAAGRDRHRGVDG from the coding sequence ATGCAGGATGATGACCAAGTCTGTCTGTGCTTCCACGTCACCCAACGCAAGCTTCGCGCCTACTTGCGGCGTGAATGTCCCAAAGTCGCATCACAATTGACTGATTGCCTCGGTGCTGGTACTGGCTGTGGTTGGTGCCGCCCCTTCTTGGAGCAGCTCCATAGGCAGTGGGAAGCAGGCGAGGACATCGGGCTCGACGTCCGCCCACCCAACTACGCTGCAGGCCGTGACCGGCACCGCGGCGTTGACGGCTAG
- a CDS encoding tetratricopeptide repeat protein, whose product MNLLHPPSIVLAGLLLGGSLIACSSHVPSHALRRNAERATSIADWPAAVEWYGQLVEREPTDWRSQAALGHSALEAGDLTVARRSLEIASTLQPANAVIARDLADTLEQQEAWDDLFAYLRDRANTTSSSEDWLRLARVAVEADDPDTAREALRTALAVDADENIKPYLQAARLAMRLGEKQEAFRALSLAWEMNPNNPEVRAALLDIGVVPGPTMRLTTGG is encoded by the coding sequence GTGAATCTACTACATCCACCCTCGATCGTCCTCGCGGGACTACTGCTCGGCGGCAGTCTCATTGCCTGTTCTAGTCACGTGCCCAGTCACGCCCTCCGGCGAAACGCAGAGCGGGCCACATCGATTGCCGATTGGCCAGCCGCTGTTGAGTGGTATGGCCAACTTGTTGAGCGTGAGCCGACCGATTGGAGATCCCAAGCCGCGCTTGGCCACTCAGCTTTGGAAGCGGGCGATCTGACCGTGGCACGGCGCTCACTTGAAATAGCCTCAACCTTGCAGCCAGCGAATGCCGTGATCGCTCGCGATCTTGCCGACACGCTCGAGCAGCAAGAAGCATGGGACGATCTCTTCGCCTACTTGCGAGACCGAGCAAACACGACATCTTCATCAGAAGACTGGCTCCGCCTTGCTCGTGTGGCAGTGGAAGCGGATGACCCCGATACTGCTCGCGAGGCATTGCGGACTGCGCTGGCTGTGGATGCAGACGAAAATATCAAGCCTTATCTACAAGCGGCTCGGCTTGCTATGCGACTCGGCGAGAAGCAAGAAGCATTCCGCGCCTTATCGCTTGCATGGGAAATGAACCCCAACAACCCAGAGGTTCGAGCCGCACTCCTGGATATTGGTGTTGTGCCGGGCCCGACCATGCGACTGACTACTGGCGGATGA
- a CDS encoding beta-ketoacyl-[acyl-carrier-protein] synthase family protein: protein MSCRVVITGAGWITPMGHDIESVWKRLVAGDTAVAAIDRFDASTFPTNFANQVRGYDWTNYVEDASRHGQPGMHTAFALGAARQAWDSAGLGDMQGLDRRRCGLYLGSGEGVLDFDSYQKTSLSAWNGESIDDSEWLEAAKKHIACAYEVAQEPNEPIAHIAREFGLRGPAFNCLTACAASTQAIGEACDILQRGDADVMISGGTHTMLHVLGMTGFNRLTALSTRGDDCTHASRPFSRSRDGFVMGEGSGVIVLETLKHAESRGANILAEITGYGSSADAYRITDLHPEGRGPAASMHAALAQAGIDPMATGQDGRPGVHYISAHGTSTQENDSIETASVKRVFGENAPRIPMTSIKSMMGHLICAAGAVELITCLLIMKNGVIPPTINLTDPDPELDLDYVPNTAREASVDVCLSNSFGFGGQNDTVIVRRD from the coding sequence ATGAGTTGCCGTGTGGTTATCACAGGTGCCGGGTGGATTACTCCGATGGGCCATGACATCGAGTCGGTCTGGAAGCGACTGGTCGCTGGCGACACCGCTGTGGCAGCCATCGATCGATTCGACGCATCGACCTTCCCGACAAATTTTGCGAACCAGGTACGCGGTTACGACTGGACCAACTATGTCGAGGATGCATCACGTCACGGCCAGCCCGGCATGCATACTGCCTTTGCGCTCGGCGCGGCGCGGCAGGCATGGGACTCGGCGGGCCTCGGTGATATGCAGGGCCTTGATCGCCGCCGCTGCGGGCTGTATCTGGGTTCGGGCGAGGGGGTATTGGACTTTGACTCGTATCAGAAGACAAGCCTGTCTGCGTGGAATGGTGAGTCAATTGATGACAGCGAGTGGCTCGAAGCGGCCAAGAAGCACATCGCCTGCGCGTACGAGGTGGCTCAGGAACCGAACGAGCCAATTGCTCATATCGCTCGTGAGTTTGGCTTGCGTGGCCCCGCCTTCAATTGTCTGACGGCCTGCGCTGCAAGCACCCAAGCAATCGGCGAGGCCTGCGACATTCTGCAGCGAGGCGATGCCGATGTGATGATCAGTGGCGGAACACACACGATGCTGCACGTGCTTGGCATGACAGGCTTCAATCGTTTGACGGCACTTTCAACCAGAGGCGACGACTGTACGCATGCGTCGCGTCCATTCAGCCGCTCGCGTGACGGGTTTGTGATGGGCGAAGGCTCGGGGGTCATCGTGCTGGAGACCTTGAAGCATGCTGAGTCACGCGGCGCCAACATCCTCGCCGAGATTACGGGCTACGGATCGAGCGCCGATGCCTACCGGATTACCGACCTGCATCCAGAAGGACGTGGCCCGGCCGCTTCGATGCACGCAGCGCTGGCGCAGGCGGGCATTGATCCAATGGCTACGGGCCAGGACGGCCGGCCGGGCGTGCACTACATCTCGGCGCATGGCACGAGCACCCAAGAGAATGACTCAATCGAGACCGCATCGGTCAAGCGAGTCTTCGGCGAGAACGCTCCGCGTATTCCGATGACCAGTATCAAGTCGATGATGGGGCACCTCATTTGCGCCGCTGGCGCGGTGGAACTCATCACCTGCCTGCTGATCATGAAGAATGGCGTGATTCCACCGACGATCAATCTGACCGACCCCGACCCCGAACTCGACCTCGATTATGTGCCAAATACGGCCCGCGAGGCTTCAGTGGACGTGTGCCTCAGCAACTCATTTGGCTTTGGTGGGCAGAATGACACTGTCATTGTGCGGCGGGATTGA
- the metG gene encoding methionine--tRNA ligase, whose amino-acid sequence MLAMTGMPRSITTPIYYVNDRPHIGHVYTTTICDVWARFQRLLGEDVFFLTGTDEHGQKVEQSAAEKGMEPQALADQNAAEFQKIMGMFDLTNDAFIRTTDPRHERQVQGFVKRLMDSGDVYLGTFEGWYDAGQEEYYTETKAREVAYTSPISGRPLERATEENYYFKLSAFEERLSKMFDENPHFVRPEARRNEVLGRLKEGLLDVPISRSNFSWGIAVPDAPDHVIYVWIDALFNYITAMGLGEPDGEWAQGRAKYWPASVQILGKEILWFHAVIWPALLMALDMSLPHCVYAHSFWISEGKKMSKSLGNFIDLEQLQDYINTYGRDALRYFLAVQGPLGATDSDFSRQQFHDTYTSDLVNTLGNCSSRTSAMIGKYCDGVLPKDIDVSIGGVEWSDLCATQVAKTIDGMEKFELGSAIASAMTIVRAVDLFINDTAPFKLAKDPQNTELVGAILYRCAEAIRIAACLLESVLPEAVGALREAWSLGPATGDLAKECTWGCFQEAAAVQKVALFPRVDAAAAASSSS is encoded by the coding sequence ATGCTCGCTATGACCGGCATGCCTCGATCAATCACGACACCTATCTACTACGTCAATGACCGGCCGCATATTGGGCATGTGTACACGACAACCATTTGTGACGTCTGGGCCAGATTTCAGAGATTGCTGGGCGAAGACGTGTTCTTTCTGACTGGCACCGACGAGCATGGGCAGAAGGTCGAGCAATCCGCAGCTGAGAAGGGCATGGAACCACAAGCCCTCGCCGACCAAAATGCAGCCGAGTTTCAGAAGATCATGGGCATGTTCGATCTCACGAATGATGCATTCATTCGCACGACCGACCCACGGCATGAGCGGCAAGTGCAAGGCTTTGTCAAGCGACTCATGGACTCTGGCGATGTGTATCTCGGCACCTTCGAGGGCTGGTATGACGCAGGACAAGAGGAGTATTACACCGAGACCAAGGCCCGCGAGGTTGCGTATACATCCCCGATCTCAGGTCGGCCGCTCGAGCGTGCAACCGAGGAAAATTATTACTTCAAGTTGAGCGCATTCGAAGAGCGACTGTCGAAGATGTTTGACGAAAATCCACACTTTGTGAGGCCAGAAGCACGTCGAAATGAGGTGCTTGGGAGGCTCAAGGAAGGCCTGCTCGATGTGCCGATCAGTCGCAGTAACTTCTCGTGGGGAATTGCAGTCCCTGATGCGCCAGATCATGTGATCTATGTCTGGATCGACGCGCTCTTCAACTACATCACTGCGATGGGGCTTGGCGAGCCTGATGGCGAGTGGGCACAAGGGCGTGCCAAGTATTGGCCAGCGTCGGTGCAAATCCTTGGCAAGGAAATTCTTTGGTTCCACGCTGTGATTTGGCCAGCACTCTTGATGGCATTGGACATGTCTTTGCCGCACTGCGTATACGCGCACTCCTTTTGGATTAGCGAGGGCAAGAAGATGTCCAAATCTCTAGGGAATTTCATCGATCTTGAGCAGTTGCAGGACTACATCAATACGTATGGCCGGGATGCGCTGCGGTATTTCTTGGCTGTCCAAGGCCCACTGGGTGCAACCGACTCTGATTTTTCTCGACAACAATTCCACGACACCTATACCAGTGATCTGGTGAACACACTCGGGAATTGCTCTAGCCGCACATCCGCGATGATCGGCAAGTACTGCGATGGCGTTTTGCCAAAGGACATCGATGTATCGATCGGTGGGGTCGAGTGGTCGGACCTTTGCGCTACGCAGGTGGCCAAGACGATTGATGGTATGGAGAAGTTTGAACTCGGCTCCGCGATTGCCAGCGCGATGACAATTGTCCGGGCAGTTGACTTATTCATCAACGATACGGCACCATTCAAACTTGCAAAAGATCCTCAGAACACAGAACTTGTTGGTGCAATTCTCTACCGCTGCGCCGAAGCAATTCGTATTGCGGCTTGTTTGCTTGAGTCGGTGCTCCCCGAGGCTGTCGGCGCACTCCGTGAAGCGTGGAGCCTCGGACCAGCGACAGGCGATTTGGCGAAGGAGTGCACATGGGGCTGTTTCCAGGAAGCCGCTGCAGTACAGAAGGTGGCGCTCTTTCCAAGAGTCGACGCGGCAGCGGCTGCTTCGTCGTCCTCGTAG
- a CDS encoding ATP-binding protein, producing MLVLEVIEGPDRGRRFPLPPGEPQLLGRSSEAMPLGDRAISRRHAELTPDGNQWTLRDLNSSNGTFVNGSSAVGITAIGLGDTIACGCTQLRIIETEDIIAGPARDTQAARRAAPPCFLPPSGEVQGRVLAMLWSIATREEQPDALQLPAFCSSLATAIQADAVTVEGAAGEHSIRVPISLGNRQCWIVLDFREPPESWCQGVAELAVWLFETIDEAGRVGERDRLAAMGETIAVVSHAIKNILQGLQGGAGAIELAIQRGDLQLAREGWPILSRNLDRIHDLTFNMLAWSRTSHLDIESGSLASVVDDVVALQQPTFSQRRVKLQNASGPMADVPFDAASLHQALLNLVLNALEAVPARSGEVRIETGVDEPRSEAFIAVIDNGPGVPVGSHTSIFEPFASSRGQRGTGLGLAVTRRIAAAHGGRVVLQTEEGTGSRFEIRLPLHVATGDPGDTDVPPPASMDSGHFGPRERLH from the coding sequence ATGCTCGTACTTGAGGTCATCGAGGGGCCCGACCGCGGCCGCCGTTTCCCCTTGCCGCCAGGTGAGCCACAACTACTTGGCCGCTCGTCAGAGGCAATGCCCCTCGGCGATCGGGCCATCAGCCGTCGCCATGCTGAACTCACCCCTGACGGCAACCAATGGACACTGCGTGACCTCAATTCCTCAAATGGCACCTTTGTCAATGGCAGCTCTGCGGTTGGTATCACTGCGATTGGCCTGGGGGACACAATTGCGTGCGGCTGCACGCAGCTCCGGATAATTGAGACGGAAGACATTATTGCCGGGCCCGCCCGCGACACACAGGCAGCGCGCCGCGCCGCGCCGCCATGCTTTCTGCCGCCATCTGGCGAGGTGCAGGGCCGCGTGCTGGCCATGTTGTGGTCAATTGCCACTCGCGAGGAGCAGCCGGACGCATTGCAATTGCCCGCGTTCTGTTCGTCGCTTGCTACTGCGATTCAAGCCGACGCAGTCACGGTCGAAGGAGCTGCGGGTGAGCACTCGATTCGGGTTCCGATTTCCCTTGGCAACCGACAATGCTGGATTGTCCTAGATTTTCGCGAGCCTCCAGAGTCGTGGTGTCAAGGTGTTGCGGAACTTGCCGTGTGGCTTTTTGAGACCATCGACGAAGCTGGCCGCGTTGGCGAGCGGGACCGTCTCGCCGCTATGGGCGAGACAATCGCCGTTGTGAGCCATGCCATCAAGAATATATTGCAGGGCCTGCAGGGCGGTGCCGGCGCCATTGAACTCGCGATTCAGCGGGGCGATCTACAACTCGCCCGCGAGGGCTGGCCCATTCTTTCTCGCAATCTGGACCGCATTCACGACCTGACCTTCAATATGCTTGCGTGGTCGCGGACGAGTCATCTCGACATCGAGTCAGGCTCGCTTGCGAGCGTTGTTGATGATGTGGTTGCGTTGCAGCAGCCCACATTCTCGCAGCGGCGGGTGAAGCTTCAAAATGCCAGTGGGCCCATGGCTGACGTGCCATTCGACGCGGCGTCCTTGCATCAAGCCCTTCTCAATCTCGTGCTCAATGCGCTTGAAGCAGTTCCAGCACGTTCCGGCGAGGTGCGTATCGAGACGGGCGTAGACGAACCTCGTTCAGAGGCCTTCATTGCTGTCATCGACAACGGCCCAGGTGTTCCAGTTGGCTCACACACCAGTATTTTTGAGCCATTTGCTTCCAGTCGAGGCCAGCGGGGTACCGGGCTTGGCCTGGCCGTCACGCGCCGTATCGCCGCGGCACATGGGGGGAGAGTTGTCCTGCAGACAGAGGAGGGCACGGGGTCCAGATTTGAAATCCGCCTGCCGCTGCATGTTGCGACTGGGGATCCAGGCGACACCGATGTGCCGCCTCCGGCAAGTATGGACTCGGGGCACTTTGGCCCACGTGAGCGATTGCACTAA
- a CDS encoding peptidoglycan recognition family protein has protein sequence MSDSNRVDWETDAALCVQDEEVEAVPIQVGWGGLADISTAGHGRPSVMTTHTPTSSGGPTRRTQFVFAAFAVAMTGAMAILAIDAPQPAGGFPLVEITPLGDRSETEHDLLFPDDGRLDRDRWTGIVVHHLGDPFGTPESIHRKHLSWGYQGLGYHFLLGNGNGLADGEIHVGYRWIEQLPGAHVVGEAGRDHNEHSIGICLVGNGDRQPYTSSQIRNLARLVQRIQQECGIPEEAVYLHSELSPSLMSPGRLFPEADFRSQLLDLPR, from the coding sequence ATGAGTGATTCCAATCGCGTGGACTGGGAGACTGACGCGGCGCTTTGCGTGCAAGACGAGGAAGTAGAAGCGGTTCCCATTCAAGTGGGGTGGGGGGGACTGGCCGATATATCTACAGCGGGACATGGACGCCCCTCTGTCATGACAACACACACCCCCACCTCATCAGGCGGTCCAACCCGCCGCACGCAGTTTGTCTTTGCCGCCTTCGCGGTTGCGATGACAGGTGCAATGGCAATTCTCGCCATCGACGCGCCGCAGCCTGCAGGGGGATTCCCGCTCGTAGAAATCACGCCGCTGGGTGATCGATCAGAAACTGAGCACGACTTACTCTTCCCAGATGATGGTCGCCTTGACCGTGATCGGTGGACAGGTATTGTCGTTCACCATCTCGGTGATCCCTTCGGCACGCCTGAGTCGATCCATCGCAAGCACCTCTCGTGGGGCTATCAGGGTTTGGGCTACCACTTCCTACTCGGCAACGGCAACGGACTTGCCGACGGCGAGATTCATGTGGGATATCGATGGATCGAACAGTTGCCCGGAGCGCATGTTGTCGGTGAAGCGGGCCGCGATCATAATGAGCACTCAATTGGTATCTGTCTCGTCGGGAATGGCGACCGACAGCCCTATACATCGAGCCAAATCCGCAACTTGGCTCGTCTGGTACAGCGTATTCAGCAAGAATGCGGTATTCCAGAAGAGGCTGTTTACTTGCACAGCGAACTCTCGCCTAGTCTGATGAGCCCCGGTCGCCTCTTCCCTGAAGCGGATTTTCGATCGCAGTTGCTCGACTTACCGCGTTGA
- the holA gene encoding DNA polymerase III subunit delta, whose protein sequence is MAAPKFNADMRVIALIGDDAFLVPYYTRQLIDALETAHGEIERFDFNGDNTSPAEILDELRTYGLLQQHKLVIVDKADRLLAAKADGGGPSKARGLFEKYVASPCEDATLLLRADTWHRGKIDKAINQVGVVHRVKPLGPADTLRWVQGRVAKTHNGSIEQAAAERLVRRVGCNLARLDAELAKLTAMCVDGSPIGVDLIDEAVPLSREEKAWVIQDAILGGGAARGLSTLHELLSVSRQSDVLVAWAVTDMLRRLHAASRMREAGMSAQQIRKDLKLWGPAGDATISVANRVSPDRLAHLLGDALRGQQRLRSGVGRADRMLEVMLVEIAETLAA, encoded by the coding sequence ATGGCAGCCCCTAAGTTCAATGCAGATATGCGTGTGATTGCCCTGATCGGCGACGACGCCTTTTTGGTGCCGTATTACACCCGCCAACTCATTGATGCCCTCGAAACCGCCCACGGCGAGATCGAGCGATTCGACTTCAATGGCGACAACACTTCTCCAGCCGAGATCCTTGACGAACTACGTACCTACGGCTTGCTGCAACAGCACAAACTCGTGATCGTAGACAAGGCTGACAGGCTGCTTGCGGCGAAAGCGGATGGTGGTGGACCAAGCAAGGCTCGTGGGCTATTTGAGAAGTATGTGGCTTCGCCCTGCGAAGACGCCACACTGCTGCTGCGAGCCGACACATGGCATCGAGGCAAGATTGACAAGGCCATTAATCAGGTTGGCGTGGTGCACCGGGTCAAGCCACTTGGGCCAGCCGACACACTGCGATGGGTGCAAGGGCGTGTCGCCAAAACCCACAACGGCAGCATCGAGCAAGCGGCGGCTGAGCGACTCGTCCGTCGAGTCGGCTGCAATCTTGCGCGGCTCGACGCAGAACTGGCAAAGCTCACGGCGATGTGTGTGGATGGATCGCCAATTGGGGTTGACCTGATTGATGAAGCCGTCCCACTGAGCCGCGAAGAAAAGGCATGGGTCATACAAGATGCGATTCTTGGTGGTGGTGCAGCGCGCGGCTTGTCAACGCTTCACGAACTACTCAGCGTTTCCAGACAAAGTGACGTGCTTGTGGCGTGGGCCGTAACCGACATGTTGCGTCGTTTGCATGCGGCATCGCGTATGCGAGAGGCCGGCATGTCCGCCCAGCAGATCCGCAAGGACCTCAAACTCTGGGGCCCAGCAGGGGACGCCACGATATCGGTCGCCAACCGCGTGTCGCCCGACAGGCTGGCGCACCTTTTGGGCGACGCGCTGAGAGGCCAACAACGACTCCGAAGCGGTGTTGGCCGGGCCGATCGCATGCTTGAGGTGATGCTTGTGGAGATTGCCGAGACGCTTGCGGCCTGA
- a CDS encoding ATP-dependent Clp protease proteolytic subunit, with protein MASGSYQRTREMSLDELLLENRVIFLVGEINQASAARVMMQMLYLEDQKKGQQINFYINSPGGAVDDTLALYDTMRFISSDVATYCIGRAYSGGAVLLAAGEAGQRHILPHAKVMIHQPYGGVTGQASDVKIQAEEIIRSKETLNHILADHTGQPYKTVSADSERDKYFTAAEAKAYGLVDEVCELPEPKKTKKDA; from the coding sequence ATGGCGTCGGGCTCGTACCAGCGAACCCGCGAGATGTCACTCGACGAGTTGTTGCTGGAAAACCGCGTCATCTTTCTCGTCGGCGAGATCAACCAGGCCTCAGCTGCTCGGGTGATGATGCAGATGCTGTACCTCGAAGACCAGAAGAAGGGTCAGCAGATCAACTTCTATATCAACAGTCCAGGCGGTGCGGTCGATGACACGCTCGCCTTGTACGACACGATGCGGTTCATTTCGAGTGATGTCGCGACCTACTGCATAGGTCGTGCCTATAGCGGCGGGGCCGTGCTTCTTGCGGCGGGCGAGGCGGGGCAGCGGCACATTCTGCCACACGCCAAGGTGATGATTCACCAGCCTTATGGTGGCGTGACCGGCCAAGCTTCTGACGTCAAGATTCAGGCCGAAGAGATCATCAGGTCCAAGGAAACACTCAACCATATTCTTGCTGATCACACCGGCCAGCCGTACAAGACTGTGTCGGCTGACTCAGAACGAGACAAGTACTTCACCGCAGCTGAAGCCAAGGCCTACGGCCTCGTCGATGAAGTTTGTGAGTTACCAGAACCCAAGAAGACGAAGAAGGACGCTTGA